One window from the genome of Kaistia defluvii encodes:
- a CDS encoding heme biosynthesis protein HemY has product MIRILVYVAIVFAVAAGFAWLADRPGDIVLTWQGFDYKTSLMVASVSLAVLFVALAILIWIVVTVFRAPKLFGGWLSGRKRDRGYRALSRGMIAIGAGDVKRAKRFALESRKILKDEPLTLLLAAQSAQLTGDGAGARAAFETMLNDPETRLLGLRGLYVEAQRSGEPEAARHYAEEAAKASPSLAWAGNALFEDQAAKGEWSAALSTLGSNLHAKLIERGAAHRLRAVLLTARGLQLESSDPEEARAAAQEAVKLAPGLVPAATLAARLFARQGDVKRAVRVIETSWKFEPHPELAEAYSNVRPGDAAQDRLKRAEKLASLRPGHIESHLAVARAAIDARDWALARRELAAIPDQERTERFCLLMAEIEEGPDGHRGHVREWLSRAVRAPRDAQWTADGYVFPAWAPVSPISGKLDAFEWRMPTVALAADQRPAIDLAIEDETPEPIVIEAPVTIAAPKPEPVKAEPAPTPPRPAPAPEPVRQTPPASASAVKSSGPVAPAATVMAPIPDDPGIEDADAEPADRLRLQ; this is encoded by the coding sequence TCGGTCAGCCTGGCCGTCCTGTTCGTGGCGCTGGCGATCCTGATCTGGATCGTCGTCACGGTGTTTCGTGCGCCAAAACTGTTCGGCGGCTGGCTGTCGGGCCGCAAGCGCGATCGCGGCTACCGGGCGCTGTCGCGCGGCATGATCGCGATCGGCGCCGGCGACGTGAAGCGCGCCAAGCGCTTCGCGCTGGAATCGCGGAAGATCCTGAAGGATGAGCCGCTGACGCTTCTGCTGGCGGCGCAATCCGCGCAGCTGACCGGCGACGGCGCCGGTGCCCGCGCCGCTTTCGAGACCATGCTGAACGACCCGGAGACGCGGCTGCTCGGCCTGCGCGGGCTTTATGTCGAAGCGCAGCGCAGCGGCGAGCCGGAAGCGGCGCGCCACTATGCCGAGGAAGCCGCCAAGGCGTCGCCGAGCCTCGCCTGGGCGGGTAACGCCCTGTTCGAGGACCAGGCTGCCAAGGGCGAATGGTCGGCGGCCCTGTCGACGCTAGGCTCCAACCTGCACGCCAAGCTGATCGAGCGCGGCGCGGCGCATCGCCTGCGCGCCGTGCTCCTGACCGCGCGCGGCCTGCAGCTCGAATCTTCCGATCCGGAGGAGGCGCGCGCCGCCGCCCAGGAGGCCGTCAAGCTGGCTCCCGGCCTGGTTCCCGCCGCGACCCTCGCCGCCCGTCTGTTCGCACGACAGGGCGACGTCAAGCGCGCCGTCCGCGTCATCGAGACGAGCTGGAAATTCGAGCCGCATCCCGAGCTGGCCGAAGCCTATTCCAATGTCCGGCCCGGCGACGCCGCGCAGGACCGGCTGAAGCGGGCCGAAAAGCTTGCGTCGTTGCGTCCCGGCCATATCGAAAGCCATCTGGCGGTCGCGCGCGCCGCGATCGACGCCCGCGACTGGGCGCTCGCACGCCGCGAACTGGCGGCGATCCCCGACCAGGAGCGTACCGAGCGTTTCTGCCTGCTGATGGCGGAAATCGAGGAAGGCCCGGACGGCCATCGCGGTCATGTCCGCGAGTGGCTTTCCCGCGCCGTGCGCGCGCCGCGCGATGCGCAATGGACGGCCGACGGCTACGTCTTCCCGGCCTGGGCGCCGGTCTCGCCGATCTCCGGCAAGCTCGACGCCTTCGAATGGCGCATGCCGACCGTGGCCCTGGCCGCCGACCAGCGCCCGGCCATCGATCTCGCCATCGAGGACGAAACGCCGGAGCCAATCGTGATCGAGGCGCCGGTGACGATCGCCGCGCCGAAGCCTGAGCCGGTCAAGGCCGAGCCGGCTCCGACGCCGCCGCGTCCTGCTCCGGCGCCCGAGCCCGTGCGCCAGACTCCCCCCGCCTCCGCCTCTGCGGTGAAGAGTAGTGGTCCCGTCGCCCCGGCAGCCACTGTGATGGCGCCGATTCCTGACGATCCCGGCATTGAGGACGCCGACGCGGAACCGGCGGATCGGCTTCGTTTGCAGTGA
- a CDS encoding DUF6500 family protein: MRPSLRAKAISVCEDKIARKGEGVGLSFYAFFTNRNDDPELLMEAAEWWIKTHALDHFEKAVKIRQMIQSGQ; the protein is encoded by the coding sequence ATGCGACCGAGCTTGAGAGCCAAGGCTATCTCCGTCTGCGAAGACAAGATCGCTCGGAAGGGCGAAGGGGTTGGCCTGTCCTTCTATGCGTTCTTTACGAACAGGAACGATGACCCCGAGCTTCTCATGGAAGCTGCCGAATGGTGGATCAAAACCCACGCGCTGGATCATTTCGAGAAGGCAGTCAAAATTCGGCAGATGATCCAATCCGGGCAATAG
- a CDS encoding acyltransferase family protein, translating to MTVLAITNNSHAGIASSFSPSSVAAARSRMVGPDILRSLAILLVMLVHLPLNATPGIFVNVREYGWLGVDIFFVLSGYLIATQLFKEATRTDTVDFKSFYLRRAFRIFPAFFVVLGLYILVPVLRDNPAMQPVWKFATFTVNLGFDPRDGNAFSQAWTLAVEEQFYLVLPLLVLLLYKRIGTVWVLGLAGTLTLAGILLRYAIWDMQVGTLVEAGEFRAAFATYLRGVYYPTYTRLDGLLFGAVLAAARFFKPELCRQYLPPKVTIPLGLIFLITALLCFMDRGPLAGQGIFPVFQAQLGAVLGFPLISVGIALLFCAMLDLEHVIARWPVPGVALVATLSYSLYLTHKSVFHVMRLIVGEGNLQGNVGFVVYLIASLAVAAVLWFCVERTFLHLRDRLLPSSR from the coding sequence ATGACTGTGCTTGCCATCACGAACAATTCGCATGCAGGCATTGCTTCCTCATTCTCGCCAAGCAGCGTCGCCGCAGCGCGCAGCCGGATGGTCGGCCCCGATATTCTGCGCTCCCTGGCCATCCTGCTGGTGATGCTCGTCCATCTGCCTCTGAATGCCACGCCGGGCATATTTGTGAACGTTCGGGAATATGGTTGGCTCGGCGTCGATATTTTCTTCGTGCTGAGCGGATACCTGATCGCAACGCAGCTCTTCAAGGAAGCGACGCGGACGGACACGGTCGATTTCAAATCCTTCTACCTGCGCCGTGCTTTCCGCATTTTCCCGGCCTTCTTCGTCGTCCTCGGCCTCTACATCCTCGTTCCGGTGCTTCGCGATAATCCGGCGATGCAGCCAGTCTGGAAATTCGCGACGTTCACGGTCAATCTCGGGTTCGATCCGAGGGACGGCAACGCGTTTTCGCAGGCATGGACGCTTGCCGTCGAAGAGCAATTCTATCTCGTCCTGCCTTTGCTGGTGCTGCTGTTGTACAAGCGCATCGGCACAGTATGGGTCCTTGGACTCGCGGGAACCTTGACCCTCGCCGGGATCCTGCTGCGTTACGCGATCTGGGATATGCAAGTCGGCACGCTCGTGGAAGCAGGCGAGTTCCGCGCTGCGTTCGCCACCTATCTTCGCGGCGTCTACTACCCAACCTATACGCGCCTGGATGGTCTGCTGTTCGGGGCGGTGCTCGCAGCGGCCCGCTTCTTCAAGCCCGAGCTCTGCAGGCAGTATCTCCCGCCGAAGGTCACGATACCGCTCGGCCTAATATTTCTGATCACGGCGCTGCTTTGCTTCATGGACCGCGGCCCCCTCGCCGGGCAGGGCATATTCCCGGTGTTTCAGGCACAGCTCGGCGCCGTATTGGGCTTCCCGCTGATCTCGGTTGGCATCGCGCTTTTGTTCTGCGCCATGCTCGATCTGGAACACGTTATCGCCCGCTGGCCAGTGCCGGGGGTCGCTCTCGTCGCAACGCTGTCCTACAGCCTCTATCTCACCCACAAGTCGGTCTTCCACGTCATGCGGCTGATCGTGGGAGAGGGCAATCTGCAGGGCAACGTCGGCTTTGTCGTCTATCTCATCGCAAGCTTGGCCGTCGCCGCTGTGCTCTGGTTCTGCGTGGAGCGGACATTCCTTCATCTTCGGGACCGGCTCCTCCCCTCATCGAGGTGA